The Polypterus senegalus isolate Bchr_013 chromosome 9, ASM1683550v1, whole genome shotgun sequence genome includes a window with the following:
- the LOC120535704 gene encoding histone H4 gives MSGRGKGGKGLGKGGAKRHRKVLRDNIQGITKPAIRRLARRGGVKRISGLIYEETRGVLKVFLENVIRDAVTYTEHAKRKTVTAMDVVYALKRQGRTLYGFGG, from the coding sequence ATGTCTGGACGAGGTAAAGGTGGTAAGGGATTGGGAAAAGGAGGGGCAAAGCGTCACCGGAAAGTCCTTCGAGACAACATTCAAGGCATTACCAAACCAGCGATTCGTCGTTTGGCTCGTCGAGGTGGTGTGAAGCGTATATCTGGTTTGATTTACGAAGAAACCCGTGGTGTGTTAAAAGTGTTCTTGGAAAATGTTATACGGGATGCTGTCACCTACACGGAACACGCAAAGCGAAAAACTGTTACTGCAATGGATGTTGTCTACGCGCTAAAGAGACAGGGACGAACACTGTACGGCTTCGGAGGATAA
- the LOC120535705 gene encoding histone H1-like — MAEVAPAPATAPAAAPNKTPKKKSSAKPKKSGPSVSDLIVKAVSASNERSGLSLAGLKKALAAGGYDVEKNNSRVKLAVKSLVGKGTLVQTKGTGASGSFKINKKRTEAKEKAAKKKTSPKAKKPVAKKPAAKKPKKAAAKKPVAVKKSPKKAKKPAAAKKATKSPKKAKPAAAKPKKPAKTAKKAKTAKSKVAKPKTVKKSAGKKK, encoded by the coding sequence atggctgaagttgctcctgctcCTGCAACCGCGCCTGCTGCTGCGCCAAATAAAACACCGAAGAAGAAGTCATCGGCCAAACCTAAAAAGAGTGGTCCTAGTGTGTCCGATCTGATTGTAAAAGCTGTGTCCGCCTCTAATGAGCGCAGTGGGCTTTCTCTTGCCGGGCTGAAAAAGGCTTTAGCTGCGGGTGGCTACGATGTTGAAAAGAACAACTCCAGAGTGAAGCTTGCTGTGAAGAGCTTAGTGGGCAAAGGTACGCTGGTGCAGACGAAGGGCACTGGTGCCTCTGGCTCTTTCAAGATTAACAAGAAACGGACTGAGGCCAAAGAAAAAGCTGCTAAAAAGAAGACTTCTCCTAAAGCTAAGAAGCCGGTGGCAAAAAAGCCAGCAGCGAAGAAGCCGAAAAAGGCTGCAGCAAAGAAACCAGTGGCTGTTAAAAAGTCGCCCAAGAAAGCAAAGAAACCTGCAGCTGCTAAGAAAGCTACGAAGAGCCCCAAGAAGGCTAAACCAGCCGCAGCAAAGCCGAAAAAGCCGGCGAAGACTGCCAAGAAAGCCAAAACCGCGAAATCTAAAGTGGCTAAACCTAAGACCGTGAAAAAAAGTGCCGGTAAGAAGAAGTAA